A region of Saccopteryx leptura isolate mSacLep1 chromosome X, mSacLep1_pri_phased_curated, whole genome shotgun sequence DNA encodes the following proteins:
- the LOC136386159 gene encoding PWWP domain-containing DNA repair factor 4-like codes for MEPEHVLCNWKGLIWPAKVLSKSRTSPKIKPYSLQVQILSVGKKIKVKSRAVAVLDESQIESIASSRVTQSKTSIPPGEGVVYRRALTLALDILKERANLGPTRASDDPETTTVSQKGPQKQPQKQDQKPKGNSPRSFGKRKDPKSLLVGSEGEDVPNGDKSQVHTSFAPVPREAQVQPSQKSSMCSNFPSLSENDHEEESKEKTENTCTSRAMSWHCTVKRDIAVAEGGGIPLSLPPGFMDTLPRALKGNSPRDTFPKTLAVSSEFSAFTRNSENPGEGAWKPGTGGAATSSNAPYLKPHYSLDLTSKVRKQWAPEFQKEWQKLQPVVRLTPIDPATIIRKDVANVAGQLTSVAFPQEPCPIERGTIVWFKFQNYPFWPSVVKSVSHTEQTARVLLIEANMHREKSGIQVPLRRLKHLDCKEKEKLMNRGRKLYKQSVNWCFSLISHYREGLGCGSFVGSFLDYYAADISYPIRKAIQEGFLEVDFPKVNYTELEDSEEESSPDGRRPCKKILPDRMKAAWARENQKLVDFIVKRKGADHHLLDIVKGRKQSKWLVSFLNSSMYVICVETYLEDDDQLNVVVRHLQEIYKQIDKNRLTLTRDDKVSFVLEVLLPEAMICSIAALDGLDYSKAEEKYLRGPPVHYREKELFDKNILKKIRKRSAVRSRAK; via the coding sequence ATGGAACCCGAGCATGTCTTATGCAACTGGAAAGGCCTCATTTGGCCAGCAAAAGTCTTGTCCAAATCCAGAACCTCACCAAAAATTAAGCCATATTCTCTACAAGTTCAAATACTCTCAGtaggtaaaaaaattaaagtgaaaagcAGAGCCGTAGCAGTCCTAGATGAGTCTCAAATCGAGTCCATTGCCTCCTCGAGAGTGACCCAGTCTAAGACCAGCATCCCACCAGGAGAGGGAGTGGTCTACAGAAGGGCTCTAACGTTGGCACTCGACATTCTGAAAGAGAGAGCAAACTTGGGTCCCACAAGAGCGTCAGATGACCCAGAGACCACCACAGTGTCTCAAAAGGGACCGCAAAAGCAACCTCAGAAACAGGATCAGAAGCCCAAAGGGAACTCACCGAGAAGTTTTGGGAAAAGGAAAGACCCCAAATCACTGTTGGTAGGTTCGGAGGGTGAGGATGTTCCCAACGGTGACAAATCACAGGTGCATACATCCTTCGCTCCTGTCCCAAGGGAAGCACAAGTACAGCCCTCACAGAAGTCCAGCATGTGCTCAAACTTCCCGTCACTTTCAGAAAATGATCATGAAGAAGAGAGCAAGGAAAAGACGGAAAATACATGCACCTCAAGAGCTATGTCTTGGCACTGTACAGTCAAGAGGGATATTGCAGTTGCTGAAGGTGGAGGCATCCCTCTATCTCTGCCACCCGGTTTCATGGACACTCTGCCCAGGGCTCTGAAAGGAAATTCACCACGCGACACCTTCCCGAAAACCCTGGCTGTCTCGTCTGAGTTCTCTGCCTTCACCAGGAACAGTGAGAACCCTGGAGAGGGTGCCTGGAAGCCAGGCACGGGAGGTGCAGCAACATCCTCTAATGCCCCTTACCTGAAGCCGCATTATTCACTCGATTTGACAAGCAAAGTGAGGAAGCAGTGGGCACCAGAGTTTCAGAAAGAATGGCAAAAACTTCAACCCGTAGTTAGATTAACGCCTATTGACCCCGCCACCATTATTAGGAAAGATGTCGCCAATGTTGCGGGACAACTGACAAGTGTGGCTTTCCCACAAGAGCCGTGTCCCATAGAAAGAGGAACGATAGTCTGGTTTAAGTTTCAAAATTACCCGTTTTGGCCATCAGTAGTCAAAAGTGTCAGCCACACGGAGCAGACTGCAAGGGTGCTATTGATTGAGGCAAACATGCACCGTGAAAAGAGTGGCATTCAAGTGCCTCTTCGGAGATTAAAACATCTGGattgtaaagagaaagagaaactaatgAACAGAGGCAGGAAACTGTACAAGCAGAGTGTGAACTGGTGCTTTTCCCTGATTTCCCACTACAGAGAAGGGCTCGGTTGTGGGTCTTTCGTGGGCTCTTTCCTGGACTACTATGCTGCTGACATCAGCTACCCAATTAGGAAAGCCATCCAAGAGGGGTTTCTGGAGGTTGACTTCCCAAAGGTGAATTACACCGAGCTGGAAGATTCTGAGGAGGAGAGCTCCCCGGATGGGAGGAGGCCCTGCAAGAAAATTCTCCCTGACCGGATGAAGGCCGCTTGGGCCCGAGAGAACCAGAAGCTCGTGGACTTCATCGTGAAGAGAAAGGGGGCTGACCACCATCTTCTGGATATCGTCAAAGGCAGGAAACAGTCCAAGTGGCTGGTATCATTTCTGAACTCAAGCATGTATGTGATCTGCGTTGAAACATACCTGGAGGATGACGATCAGTTGAATGTCGTAGTAAGGCATTTACAAGAGATCTACAAGCAAATAGACAAGAACAGGCTGACTCTGACAAGAGACGACAAAGTGAGTTTTGTTCTGGAAGTCCTTCTGCCAGAAGCCATGATTTGCTCAATTGCTGCACTTGATGGGTTAGACTACAGCAAGGCAGAAGAAAAGTACTTGCGAGGGCCCCCTGTGCATTACCGGGAAAAAGAACTATttgataaaaatatcttaaagaaaatcagaaagagaTCGGCAGTCAGGAGCAGGGCTAAGTAA